In one window of Saprospiraceae bacterium DNA:
- a CDS encoding gliding motility-associated C-terminal domain-containing protein, whose product MIRNTVSLFLCFVHLFLYGQTFLFKHSLEDSAFVCGKSRVKIELENVSSGFISNLQFQIFLPGGTSYVPGSIVNASELNLNIPHEPVFSLNNFQSAEKRIILLDFEMGCDLFDQVNSGILFRNKIVLQHSAGIDSFRSDPPYRIETGFLLITNVRDTVVEAGTSLKRIIRIINSRLGPIRQFIFSDLHDPIKLTSTSGSILLENDQNLQLLFSAADFTKIGDRDSLFERDEFIEIEELITDSSCLARTHNSDFEVNWGCKQAICQSDIENAEINFTQPSGNARMVFSIDEQVPECSCDPEGVVFKMNILNIGNRKADSLTIELMTENPSSVNDLFGFLIDSFRIEGNASIRFIQVLDPYDGGSCNLLPKAERILLQISGLHPGQEINLLGRIIINPIFNGNRFSVYYNYRYTSNCNNRVTANSTPIEKLINLDHSKKPSHAIRTTLPNNLLTGSFDLIDSVVLPQKLNTETLKLRILIPCGFTLRDSTFFFAGKTPFSSMISRTNRMIIDLSYAPPFEARSYILRIPLTVDCDAPCLSSFDLQSFRYHTTCVENKSDTAVLSGLICSDLSLVCYDKDGCSCGPNLLALFGFDLDCVKPSENSDTIPGYISFNSGIYRHNIYLEDKNGNRIYDGTGQAKRSDVIQTNFITNDTLVNFYNADIISDFTGFLFDSVSFLLQTELILQPLNTILRYYNASLDKWFELTSDTLIKKYNSSNSSPGCGDVRAVIEKYGSGYVFPLTFEFIKSQFNLVNIPGFGERDQFIIQSFYVNPGNVNDRIYTTNCTNYAFLFSRQNAYTKVYSCHKETHTIKLATLGLQAFLPPREMMLCNNRLQMEPLVIQGNRKLDDFFNFEFRPLTRIDSIKYLLPDGIELDTLWIYTSYQFESSSYRVRRDHFVPVKSGNVYSIRVDQLKEFLWDESHILECIPHFKMNNCTKLVSENIPIIFQYYISAIDSNVFWIYPDLTNLVHTYQISSGTNYTINNPGKKIQFIQKELYISSRELFWDLLYPVEHESGYLKIELESANGTADQFNLSAIPPITVVKLNPQCFLIGPFLSDTTYLFNLSGIEKSCDKDTLIIHSSWSCDSLGLARLIDTCLRTRLEIPVIPANPELELDIVDQQKPVFLCDTVPEIVLEFFNAGKGAAYDTKLFVDIPDGIRLLPNTLMISYPAGSAFVPLSMPDHLGGNTYFWKLDAVLPQIAQSGLPGIQYQPENSILIKFKSWVDCNFIPGRYFIFTATGLSPCENATNTLRKAGRNIEISGIHDKPASRLKLNILPPAACEDSLTTVRVSIWPQQISGSQDSCLIVFPDPLQYVANSFKPLSNMLFQIPLLTKAGNSSEIRLKIPENVPKDSAVIFAFDLASWNELPCGKYPITLESFTRSEAYCKESQVNCAIRTAASSASDTLDRQLTNVRLDQWTLSWTLQNGLESEVKIQADHLLLFREDSLCFGIYADRGIPQKADPPDTLIGILKLKIPTGKDSLDFLWQHQFKFPPGKYCRFIMLPLNNSCICQTDTLFSSLPEQMEFVIRDSLCFGDSLFLTGNLDSIGNFIWLRSPDTCTTCFHQWFRHNGQTSGKDSFLLELRTEDSCIQKLKFDIDIFNPVQSQKQQQEYCPNEEIELNAGKHKIYSWQGKDIDDPKAYIQRIKLSESRLYLLHFEDSLGCVGTDTFDLIIDSDSSRYRISADTTIKQGDAAQLYTDPGYTYEWFPPDDLSCSDCPTPIAKPNQSTRYYLIITDSMGCKHQLSVLVRVLITDCEQTVLGIPNAFSPNGDQINDYFSVRSENLENFHLRIANRWGEIVFESSDQHVAWDGSYLGKLLNPDVYAYYLRFDCQGRTFYKKGNVSLLK is encoded by the coding sequence ATTGTACTCCAACATTCTGCCGGTATTGATTCATTTCGGTCTGATCCCCCCTACCGGATCGAAACCGGTTTTCTGTTGATTACAAATGTAAGAGATACTGTAGTAGAAGCCGGTACTTCATTAAAAAGGATAATTCGAATTATCAACTCGAGACTTGGACCCATCCGGCAATTTATTTTTTCAGATCTTCATGACCCCATCAAGTTAACGTCCACTTCAGGAAGCATTTTGCTGGAAAATGATCAAAATCTTCAACTTCTGTTTTCGGCAGCCGATTTTACTAAAATTGGCGACCGGGATAGTTTATTTGAAAGAGACGAGTTTATTGAAATTGAAGAACTCATCACTGACAGCAGTTGTCTGGCCAGAACCCATAATTCAGATTTTGAAGTAAACTGGGGTTGTAAGCAAGCTATCTGCCAATCTGATATAGAAAATGCTGAAATAAATTTCACCCAACCTTCCGGGAATGCCCGTATGGTATTTTCCATTGATGAGCAGGTACCCGAATGTTCATGTGATCCTGAAGGTGTTGTTTTCAAGATGAATATCCTCAACATTGGAAACCGGAAAGCAGACAGTTTGACTATTGAACTCATGACTGAAAACCCGTCTTCGGTCAATGATTTATTTGGTTTCTTGATTGACAGTTTCCGTATTGAAGGAAATGCTTCGATACGGTTCATACAGGTGTTAGATCCATACGATGGAGGAAGTTGTAATTTATTACCAAAAGCAGAAAGAATATTACTGCAGATTAGCGGCCTCCATCCCGGACAGGAAATCAACCTCCTTGGAAGGATAATTATCAATCCCATTTTCAACGGTAATCGATTTTCGGTCTATTACAATTATCGCTATACAAGCAATTGTAATAACCGGGTGACTGCAAACAGCACTCCCATAGAAAAACTGATTAATCTCGATCATTCGAAGAAACCAAGCCATGCTATAAGAACTACGCTTCCCAATAATTTACTGACAGGTTCATTTGATCTTATTGACAGTGTTGTTTTGCCCCAAAAGTTGAATACAGAAACTTTAAAGTTGAGAATTCTCATTCCCTGCGGATTTACACTCAGGGATTCCACATTCTTTTTTGCCGGAAAAACTCCGTTTTCCAGCATGATCAGCCGGACAAACAGAATGATCATTGACTTGAGTTATGCTCCTCCTTTTGAAGCCAGGTCCTATATTCTTCGGATCCCCCTCACTGTTGACTGCGATGCTCCATGCCTGAGCTCCTTTGATTTACAGAGTTTCAGATATCATACCACTTGTGTTGAAAACAAATCAGATACTGCTGTTCTAAGTGGCTTGATTTGCAGCGATCTCTCCTTGGTTTGCTACGACAAAGACGGATGCAGCTGTGGTCCCAATTTGCTGGCACTTTTTGGATTTGATTTAGATTGCGTTAAACCCTCAGAAAACTCAGACACCATACCGGGTTATATTTCATTCAATTCAGGTATCTATCGCCACAATATTTATCTCGAGGATAAAAATGGAAATCGAATCTACGATGGCACGGGTCAGGCTAAACGGTCGGATGTCATCCAAACAAATTTTATCACCAATGACACACTGGTCAATTTTTATAATGCAGATATCATTTCTGATTTTACAGGATTCCTTTTTGATTCTGTTTCATTTTTACTGCAAACCGAATTAATATTACAACCTTTAAACACGATACTTCGGTACTACAATGCAAGTCTCGATAAATGGTTTGAACTCACTTCTGATACCCTGATAAAAAAATACAACAGCTCTAATTCCTCACCAGGGTGTGGAGATGTGAGAGCGGTTATCGAAAAATACGGTTCCGGTTATGTGTTTCCATTAACTTTTGAGTTTATCAAGTCTCAGTTTAATTTAGTCAACATCCCTGGCTTCGGAGAAAGAGATCAATTTATCATTCAATCATTTTATGTAAACCCAGGAAATGTAAACGACAGAATTTACACAACAAATTGTACGAATTATGCTTTCCTATTTAGTCGTCAGAATGCATACACAAAAGTGTACTCCTGCCACAAAGAAACACATACCATAAAATTGGCCACGCTTGGTTTACAAGCTTTCCTCCCTCCCAGAGAAATGATGCTTTGCAATAATCGTCTTCAAATGGAACCCTTGGTAATTCAGGGAAACCGAAAACTTGACGATTTCTTTAATTTCGAATTCAGGCCTTTGACCCGGATTGATAGCATCAAATATTTACTTCCCGATGGAATTGAGCTCGATACACTTTGGATTTATACTTCCTACCAGTTTGAATCCAGTTCTTACCGGGTGCGTAGGGATCATTTCGTGCCTGTGAAATCCGGTAACGTTTACTCCATCCGCGTTGATCAGCTCAAAGAATTTTTGTGGGATGAATCACATATACTGGAATGTATTCCGCACTTTAAAATGAACAATTGTACTAAACTGGTCTCAGAAAATATTCCCATCATTTTTCAATATTATATTTCTGCAATAGACAGCAATGTGTTTTGGATCTATCCGGACTTGACTAACCTCGTACATACTTATCAGATTTCAAGTGGAACCAATTACACGATCAATAACCCTGGTAAGAAAATACAATTTATACAAAAAGAATTGTACATATCCTCCAGGGAATTATTTTGGGATCTGTTGTATCCCGTCGAGCATGAATCCGGATACCTCAAAATAGAATTGGAATCTGCAAATGGAACTGCCGATCAGTTCAACCTAAGTGCCATTCCACCCATAACGGTGGTTAAATTAAATCCGCAATGTTTCTTAATTGGACCATTTTTATCCGATACCACCTATTTGTTTAACCTGTCGGGAATCGAAAAATCATGTGATAAAGACACTTTGATCATTCATAGCAGCTGGTCATGCGATTCCCTCGGTCTTGCAAGATTAATAGATACTTGCCTGCGCACCAGACTTGAAATTCCCGTGATCCCGGCGAATCCTGAACTGGAATTGGACATCGTAGACCAGCAAAAACCAGTTTTTCTTTGCGACACTGTACCTGAAATCGTGTTGGAATTTTTCAATGCTGGCAAAGGTGCCGCATATGATACAAAATTATTTGTTGATATACCGGATGGTATCCGTTTATTGCCAAATACCTTGATGATCTCATACCCCGCAGGTTCTGCTTTTGTTCCCTTGTCCATGCCCGATCACCTTGGTGGAAACACATACTTCTGGAAATTGGATGCTGTGCTCCCTCAAATCGCACAAAGCGGGCTGCCCGGAATTCAGTATCAGCCGGAAAATTCGATCCTCATTAAATTCAAATCATGGGTGGATTGTAATTTCATTCCGGGTCGATACTTTATTTTCACTGCTACGGGATTAAGCCCATGTGAAAATGCAACCAATACTTTACGTAAGGCTGGACGGAACATCGAAATTTCAGGTATTCACGACAAACCTGCCTCGCGCCTGAAATTAAATATTCTTCCTCCTGCCGCCTGCGAAGACAGCCTTACAACTGTTAGAGTATCCATTTGGCCCCAGCAAATCAGTGGATCCCAGGACAGTTGCCTGATCGTATTTCCAGATCCCTTGCAGTATGTTGCCAACAGTTTTAAACCTTTGAGCAACATGCTATTCCAAATCCCATTGCTCACAAAAGCAGGAAACTCCTCCGAAATACGTCTGAAAATCCCTGAAAATGTCCCCAAAGATTCAGCAGTCATCTTTGCATTCGATCTGGCTTCCTGGAATGAACTTCCCTGTGGAAAATATCCTATAACACTTGAAAGTTTCACGCGCTCTGAAGCATACTGTAAAGAATCACAAGTAAATTGTGCGATCCGGACTGCTGCATCTTCTGCTTCAGATACATTGGACAGGCAACTAACAAATGTTCGTTTGGATCAATGGACTTTAAGCTGGACTTTGCAAAATGGATTGGAATCGGAAGTAAAAATTCAGGCAGACCATCTTTTGCTTTTTCGAGAGGACAGCCTGTGTTTTGGTATTTATGCAGACCGGGGCATACCTCAAAAAGCGGATCCTCCGGATACCCTGATAGGCATTTTAAAATTAAAGATACCAACAGGAAAGGATTCCCTGGATTTCTTATGGCAACATCAGTTCAAATTTCCACCAGGAAAGTATTGCCGGTTTATAATGTTGCCGCTAAATAATTCTTGTATTTGCCAAACGGATACTTTGTTCTCAAGCCTACCCGAACAAATGGAATTTGTAATACGAGATAGCTTGTGTTTCGGCGATTCCCTATTTTTAACTGGAAATCTCGACTCTATCGGAAATTTCATTTGGCTTAGAAGCCCCGATACTTGTACCACATGTTTCCATCAATGGTTTCGCCACAATGGCCAGACCAGCGGTAAAGATTCCTTTTTACTTGAATTGAGGACAGAAGATTCCTGCATTCAGAAACTCAAATTTGACATTGATATTTTTAATCCTGTTCAATCCCAAAAGCAGCAACAAGAATATTGCCCGAATGAAGAAATCGAATTGAACGCCGGCAAACATAAAATATATTCCTGGCAGGGAAAAGATATCGACGATCCAAAAGCCTATATACAACGTATTAAACTATCGGAAAGCCGTCTATACCTGTTGCACTTTGAGGATAGTTTGGGCTGCGTGGGAACAGATACTTTTGATTTAATTATCGATTCCGACTCAAGCCGGTACAGGATCAGTGCGGACACCACTATCAAACAAGGAGATGCAGCTCAACTGTATACAGATCCCGGATATACATACGAATGGTTTCCACCTGATGATCTGTCGTGCAGCGATTGTCCTACTCCTATAGCCAAACCCAATCAGAGTACACGATATTACCTGATCATCACCGATTCGATGGGATGTAAACATCAGCTATCCGTATTGGTAAGAGTATTGATCACCGATTGTGAGCAAACGGTATTGGGTATTCCAAATGCATTCTCTCCAAATGGCGATCAAATCAATGATTACTTCAGTGTGCGTAGTGAGAATCTCGAAAACTTTCATTTGCGCATTGCGAACCGTTGGGGAGAAATCGTATTTGAAAGTTCAGATCAGCATGTGGCCTGGGATGGAAGTTATCTTGGAAAATTGTTGAATCCCGATGTATATGCCTATTATCTTCGTTTTGACTGCCAGGGACGCACTTTTTATAAAAAAGGAAATGTGAGTTTACTGAAATAA